The stretch of DNA GCAAAAAACTTCACGATAACCCGGAACAACCATTCAGGATCCGCACCATCTGGGGCAAGGGATATCTGTTTGTCGCCTCGGCCTGGGCGTGAACGGCCTATGAAAAATCAATTGTCGTCCTGGCTGTTTTTCCGCTCTTACAGCGTCATTGCCGCCGGCATACTGATTGTCGCGCTGGCACTGGATAGCCTGTTGCTCTGGCTGCTGCCGGATAATCAGCAGAGCAGTGCGGAACGTTATAGCGCCGAATTCGCGTTCATTGAACTGATACTGGCCGGGGAAGGCGAAGAGCCGGGCGCTGTAAGCAGATTGTTTGAGACCATGCAGCCAACGCTGGAGGAGGCGGCCGGCGTGCCGGTGAGTCTCTACGAGGTTGCCGAAATGGGTGACCAGCAGGCGTTTTTGACCGCGCTTCGCAGTGGGACCGTGCAGACCTTTATAGACGGAAATTCGCAGGAAATCCTCTACCGCATGTTGCCTTCAGGCGAGCAGCTCATTGCGCTCGGGCCACTGCCGGCGCCGCCCGTATCCCAGGCCTCTGTCGAAACCCTGGTGATTGTCAGCTACTACTTGTTGGTGGCACTGCTGCTGTTTCTATGGCTCAGGCCGTTCTACCGGGATCTGAGTGCACTTCGTCACGCGGCCAGCCAGTTCGGCCGCGATGACTTTGAGACGCGGGTAGCGGTGGGCAGCAACTCCAGTATTCTGCCGGTGGCCAGCTCATTTAACAAAATGGCGGAGCGCATACAGTATCTGGTGACTGCGCATCGTGATCTGACCAATGCGGTGGCGCATGAGTTACACACACCGCTGGCGCGCTTCAAATTCGGACTGGAAATGATCCCGAAGATGGAAGCCGGCGAGCGTCTGACAGAGCACCTCAACGGCATGAAATCCGATGTCCAGGAGCTGGAGGAACTGATTGATGAGATGCTGACCTATGCCAGACTTAGCGAGGATAACCTGCAACTTCAGTTGCACACTGTCAGACTGAATGACTGGTTGAAGTTGCAACTGGCACAGTATCGAGACTCACAACCGCCCGTGCTGTTGAACGTAAAGCCCGAAGACGACCTGACGGCCGTGGCATTCAATCCCGAACTGCTGGCCCGGGCCATTCATAACATCGTCCGTAACTGTCTCCGCTATGCGGTAACGGAGGTGACTGTCAGTTGTCTGATCAGGGCAGGTGAGGTCAAACTGTGCATCTTTGATGACGGCCCCGGCATTCCCGAAGCTGACTGGCAGCGGGTTTTCGAACCCTTTGCCCGGCTGGACACCAGCCGTGACCGACAGTCTGGCGGTTATGGCCTGGGGCTGGCGATTGCCAAGCGGATTCTGCAGCGTCATGGTGGCGATATCCACCTTGCTGAGCACTCGCCGCAAGGTGCCTGTTTTGTGCTGAGCTGGCCGTACAATTAGTCACAATTTTTCTACATTTCCGCAACAGTCATTTCTAACGCCTTTTTGCACAATGCACACAATTTCCGACAATTGTGCCGGAAAGCATTGGAAGCAAAATGCAGGAGAGGTGAGGATTATGAGTTCCAGGATATTAAAACTGTTCGGTGCCCAACTGATGATGACTGGCCTGATGGTTGGTTTACTGCAGACGGCCCATGCCCAGCGAGACAGCGTGCTCTATGAGGACAATGAGCTGACTATCAATGATGCTATTGTCAGGAATGCGGGGACAACCCACTACTTCAAGGAAGTGCGTCTGACCATGACGCAAAACGGTGACTTCAAGGTTGTTGACTCTGTTGAAAAACAGCTCGCTTACATAAACGAACTGTCAGTGGCGGTTTCTTTCACAGATCCGGCCGAGGTGGAGCTGGGTGTGGTGGGTTACAAGTCAACTCCGTGTGTGGAACTGGACATTGCGGTCACGCGCAAAAACAGCACCTTCTATGTGGCTGTAGGCGAAACGCCGCTGCAGACCCTGGTGGCCTGCGTGCAGGTGATAGAACCATTTGAGATCACCTTCCCGCTGGATGTGAAGGGATTGCCCCTGGGTGACTATCTGGTTGTGGTAAACGGCGATGAAATTGACTTCACGCTGGAGTGATGCAGGACGCATCTGAAAACCCGCGCCGGTGGCCACGCAGTTCAGTGGCGCCGGCGCGGCACATGGTTGATAGCACGGCGCCTGCATTTCGGGATACACTCTGTCCATTCAAGGAGAGCGAATCCCGATGCAGGACACCATGCAAAGTAGTATCAACACCGCCCTGACTCAGCTTAATCGCGCCATTCTGGGCAAGGATGAGCCTGTTCGACTGGCTCTTTGCTGTCTGCTCAGCGGCGGTCACCTATTGCTGGAAGATCTGCCCGGCATGGGTAAAACCACACTGGCGCATGCTCTGGCCGGGGTGCTGGGTCTGAGTTTTCGCCGCATTCAGTTCACCAGCGACCTGCTGCCGGCGGACATTCTGGGTGGCTCGGTGTTTGACCCATCTTCCGGGCAGTTTCACTTTCATGAAGGCCCCGTATTCTGCCAGGTGCTGATGGCCGATGAGATCAATCGTGCCACACCGCGCACCCAGAGCGCCCTGTTGGAGGCGATGGAAGAGGGACAGGTGTCGCTGGATGGTGAGACCCGTCCCTTGCCTGAACCATTTTTTGTCATCGCCACCCAGAATCCTTCTGAACTGGCTGGCACCTATCCACTGCCTGAATCACAGACTGACCGTTTTTTGATGTGCCTTTCGTTGGGTTATCCGGATACCGTGGCCGAGCGTCAGTTGCTAGCGCAGCCCGACCAGCGTTTGATTGCACAGAAAATCGACAAATGCCTGTCGCTTGCCGATCTCAAAAATTGGCAACGCTTGCTTATGCAAGTCCATCTGAGCGACGCAGTGCTGGATTACATTCAGCGCCTGATTGATTTCAGTCGGCAGACGTCACGTATTTACCTTGGGTTGTCGCCGCGCGGCGGTCTGGCCATCGTGCGGGCAGCACGCTGTTATGCCCTCATGGATGGGCGTGACTACGTGACACCGGATGATGTGCAGGCAATATTCGTCGCCGTGGCAGATCATCGTTTGAGTGCGAGTGATCAATTCGCCGTTTCCGGTTCTGCTACCTCAGTTACATCATCACAGCCAAGCGGGGTACTGGCGCAATGGGTTCTGGACTCGGTCAACGTCTTGCCGGGCTGAGACAGCGCTGGCAGCGGCTGATGGCTGCGCGCCAGGCGCGGTGGCTGGCACGACGTGTGCCGGCAACAGACAGTCTGAAGCTCAGTCAGCGCATCATTTTCATCTTGCCTACGCTGCACGGCACACTGTTTGGTCTGGGCGCGGTGGTTGTGCTGATCATTGCTATCGCCGATCGGAATTCGGTTGCCCTGATTTTGGCGCTGTCGATGTTGAGTCTGTTCTTGCTGAGTCTGGTGCTCTGCTATCGCAATCTGAGCGGATTGCAACTGCAGGCCCAAACATCTGCAGACGGTAAGGAGACGTCAACGATGCAGCGTTGCTATGTTGGAGGTAACGCCAATTTTGCTGTCACATTGAGAGCAGCCGGTAGCCGCCGCTTTCATCAGGATCTCTGGCTCGGGTTCAGTAATGACGCGATGCAGTATGTCTGCGTACCCAAAGGCGATCAGGTGACCCTTAACCTGACAACTGCAGCGACGCAGCGCGGCTTGCTGAGTGCACCGCGACTGACGCTGCGCACACTCTATCCCATGGGGTTGTGGCAAGGCTGGAGTCGGCCTGATCTGGCCATGCGATGTCTGGTGTATCCCCAGCCGCAGATTTGCGCTTTACCCGCCAACGTTCGCCGGTTACCCGATGCTGCCCATGGCCGCAAGATCACGGCGCGACAGGCGGGAGTTGATGACTTTGCCGGCTTGCGCAGCTACCAGCCGGGCGACAGTCGGCGCCGCATAGCCTGGCAAACGCTGGCCCGCGGACAGGGTCTGAAAACCCGACAGTTTGTGAGCGAAGCCGACCCTCAAGTGTTGCTTTCATTTGATCAGTTCCCGGGCCGTGAGCTGGAATCTGTGTTGTCGTGTTTGTGCTTTCAGGTTCTGCAGCTCAGCCGTCGCGGACAGGCAGTGGGTCTGAAACTGCCAGGTCAGATAGTCATGGCGCCAGCGCAGGGTGATGCCAACAAGCATGCTCTCTTGCAGGCCCTGGCGCTGTTTAACAACGCGGACATCAGGGAGGAGTAATGTCGCACATCTCACAGTCAGTTCGGCGGTCAGCGGAGCCCGGCACGAAGCCGACTCCCGGCCTCGACCTGGTCATTCCTTTCTCTCTCATGGCCGCTGTTGCTCTGATTCTGCCGCCACTGCAGGCCCAGGCCTGGTGGTTGATCCTGCCTTGCCTGATTGGCCTTATTCTGGGTTGGCGCAGTATCAGTTTCGTGTTGCTGTTTGCTGCCATGACTTATGCCGAGACATGGGCTGCCGCTGTCTATTTTCTGGCGCTGATCGTTCTGTTCATGATGCGCATGAACAGCAATCCGGTAGCCAGCCATATCAACCAGATCGCTGGTGCTGTGCGTCAATTGCTGCTGGCAGCACCGATTCTGATGGTTATTATAGTCATGATGCTGGCCGCCGGGGCACAATGGTCTCAAGGCGATACCGGTTCCCGGGCCGTGACCGGTATCAGCCCATCCATGACACCGGGCACGGTGAGTGAGCTGGTCAACGATAGTGATCTGGCCATGCGTGTTCGCTTCAGTGACGGTCAAACGGTCCCACCGGCACAGAATCTGTACTGGAGAGGTATCGTTCTGGAAGACTTTGATGGACGTACCTGGTCGCGCAACAATCGCCTGGAATATGATTTGGGCCCGATTCCCGATGGCGTGGATGAAGCGGATCGCCTCAACTATCTGGTGACTTTGGAGCCCAGTCGTCAGTTCTGGCTGTATGGCCTGCACCAGGCCTATGCAACACGCCCTCTGACTTTTCGCGACAGGCGAGGCGTATTGATCACATCGGAAATGGTTCGCCAGCGCCTGCGCTATCCGGTCACCAGTATCGCTCCGCTGCCGGAATTGACACTCAGTGATACTAATCGGCAACGAAATCTGGCACTACCGCCTGATTCAAACCCGGCAACACGTCAGTGGGTTAATGAGCTGCGCGGCAACATCCGCGATGATTTTGAGTTTACTCAGGCTGTGCTGCAGCATTTCAATCAGGAAGCATTCTTTTATACGCTGACACCGGCACTCAACAGCACCCACAGCGTTGATGATCTGCTGTTCAACACCAGAGAAGGCTACTGCGAACATTACGCTGGCGCGCTGACTGTCATCCTGCGTGCCGCCAGGATTCCTGCCCGGGTTGTGGTCGGCTACCAGGGCGGGCAATTTAACCCGATCACTGGCCACTGGAGTGTTTATCAATACAACGCACATGCCTGGGTTGAGGCCTGGTACCCCGGTGTTGGCTGGCAGCGCCTTGATCCAACCGCCGCCATTGCCCCTGAACGAATCCAGAGCGGTATCGAAGCCTGGCTCGCTTCGCTTGGCAGCAATGAGCGCAGCCAGTTGGACCACGATACCCGTCTGCGCCTTCAATTGACTGATATTCCGGGCTATCAGAGTGTTCGAAGCACGCTGGATGCATTGCAATATGGCTGGAACCTGGGCATGTATGACAACAATGGTGATCTGCGTACTGAGGATCTGAACAACTGGCTGGCAGAGCGCGGGCTGGACAATCTGCCACTTTGGCTGCTGGCGCTGCTGTTGGTGGCTGTCGGACTACGGGCCATGTCGGGGGGGCAATTCAGGCAACCAGCCAGGTCGGCTGCCATGCGGATGTATCTGCGACTGGATGGCAGGTTGCGAAGAAGAGGCCTTGGACGCGAACCGGGGGAAACCATGGCGGCGCATCTGGAACGGGTTGGTGAAAACTGGCCGGAAAATAAGCCTCACTTGCAACGGCTGGCTGATGCACTGAACAAGGCGGAGTACGGCAATGAAGAGGAACAGGACTCAACACTGATCCGGCAGCTTATTGCCTCAGCAGGCAAGCGGCTGGTGACCGATGCGGAGGGTTTAAATGGTTTAAAAGGGTTAAAATAGGGCATCACAGGTACTCTGCGTGTTCCTCAAGTGGCAGGTTGTGGCATATACTTCGGCGACTAATTCTGGCAGGATCGAAGTGCAAACACATATCAACCCCAATTGCAGGTCCAATAACACACTGACCATTTGGAGGTCTCTGTGCATATTGGCATGTCTGTTTTCATCAGCCATCCAGGCCCAGTCCATCGAAGATATTCTGACGCCCTTGCGCGGCACCTACACTGTCACGTTTACGGAGGATGCCGATGCTCCGGATGCGGTCCCGGTTGCCAACGGTACCCAGGTCAATTTCATCATTGGTTTGAACAACCGGCTGTGTACGTCTGATCTTGATCTGAGCTCACCGACTACCGTCTCATCACCGTCATTTGCCGTTTCCTGGAACAGTATGCTGTCCGATGCCAGGTTTGACGTCAGACTGACCGACACGGACCCTGATCCGAATGTGGTGAACTACGCATTTGCAGGTATTGATTTCCGTTCCCATGCCGGTGTGTTATACGGCGCTTTTACTCTGGACAGTTACGCGGCTGCAACTGGCACCTGTGGCGCTGTGGACGCCGAGCCGGGTCTGACGGAGTTCAACGCGTATTTCAGCGCGATTCAAGCGGCATTCAGCTCGCTGTTTCCCAGTGGGCCCTTCACGTTTACCCAGCAGTCGGGTGGCTACACGTTCCGGCACTATGACTCGACCAATGTTACGCTGGCTATCAGGGATGGTCAGGTTTACGCCAGGGGTGACGGTTATGGTGCAGGCTATGTGCCGCTGGGCTCATTCGAAACGCTGAATGCCAATGTAAATCTGATACCAAGACCTGCCACTGTGCATTCTTCCTGGACAGGCACTTATTCGGGTGCCATGGCCGAAACTGAACCTTTTTCACCCATCCCGGACGGCACTGACTTCTATTATGCAATCAACAGTGATGGCGTGCTCTGTTTTAATGACAATACGCAGTTCTCCAATCCACTGTACCGCAATAACGATACTGTCAGGGCTACCTGGTTTGATGCCGCACGAGGCCGAATTTACCGGTTGCGGGCTGCTCAGTTCGATGCGGATGAGCATCTGCTGGAAATTACCAGCACGGGCAATACCCAGTATGGTGAGCTGGAGGGCGAAAAGATATCGTTGAATGCGGTCTGCAATCCGGCGTTGCCAGCTAACCCGGATGCTGATGAAATCGAACGCCTGTTTGACCTGTCTGAGCAGCTTTATCCCGACAGCACACCGGGCGGACCATTGAGTTCTACCCAGCGCGTGGACAATTATAGTTTTCGCTACTACCCGGCAACCGACGTCTTTCTGGCAGTTCGAGATGGTCAAGTCTATTCTGGTTCTGGCGCAGTCAATTTCGATTCAGCCCCGCTGGGGACACTGGCGTCAGTGATTCAGTCGTTTACCAGCGCCACAAGCGCTTTTGTGCCGGCTCAATCGCTGGTCGGCAGTTATAACATGCTGGTTTCAGCGGCAAATCCTTTGTCTCCGGTACGCAATGGTGACCGGGTGAGGGTGATCCTGGCAGCCGATGGCAGTCTCTGCATCGATAATCTGATGCTCAGTTCGCCCCTGAGTCTGCTCAGTGCCCCGCAGGACGTCAACTGGACCAATATGCAGGCCGGTGTCAGCGCGTCGCTGCAAGTGCCAGCATCCGGGTCGGATCTGACAATCGATCTGACCAGTAACCTGGGCGGCAATCTTGGCCAGTTAACAGGAAATCGCGCAAGCCGGCTGGGCAGCTGCCCAGGAGCGCCATTAGACTCCGCTCAGGCTCAGGCCGCTGAGGAGTTATTTGCTCTGGCAGAGCAGATCTACGGTAACCTGTTGCCGCCAAGTTCGGTAGTCAGTTCGCGCAATGCCGCCGGTGCCGTGACTCGTCACTATGCTGCCAGCGGAATTACGCTGACGGTACTGGGCAGCCAGGTCTTTGTGCACGGAGGCGAGTTCGGTGATCACGATGTCGCGCTGGGCAGTGTGTCCAGCCTGAGCCAGTCGCTTGGCGCGGAGCTTGCCAATCTGCGGGCGCAACCCCCGGTGCCGACCAACCTGGCCGGGACTTACGAGGCGTTGGTCAGTGGTGCCAATCCGTTTGCACCGTTCCCCACAGGCTCCCTTGTGCGGCTGGTGCTGCAGCCTGATGGCGGTCTTTGTCTGAATAATCTCTCGCTGACACCAACCAGCAGCTATCCGCTTTCACCATCCATGGCGACCTGGCAGGCTGGCTCCAGCGATCTGTCCGCATCCTTGCCGCTGGATGATCTGACGCAATTGAGTCTGACGCTCTCCAATACTCGTGGCGAAGCTTTGGGACAGTTGGCGGTGGAGCGCATCAGCAATGCAACCGTCTGTTCCACGACCACACCCTCTGCGGAACAGATCAGTACCGCTAACGAACTGTTTGAGCTCGCCGAGCGGCGCTACGATGAATACTTTCCTGCTACAGACAGTGCCGTAACGCGCACCGCTGGTTCAGTCATTTTTCGTCATTACGAATCAACTGGCGTAAGCCTGAGTGTGCTTAACGGTGAGGTTCTGGTCCGGGGTGGCGAGTTTGGCAGCAGCGAATTCTTTGTTGGCACAATTGAGCAACTCATTCCTGCATTGATTGAAGATATTGAAACAGCACCGATTACCTCAAACACCTTTTCAGTCACCGTGACCGGAACTTCGACCGTCAATCTCAGTGGCCTGTACAATGTTAACCGAACCCTGAATATAGTCAGGCAGGCAGATTTCGAACCGGAAGAGCTAACTGATACCAGGTTGGCTGACATTGCTCGCTCATTCCTGCTCGATGAAATTGAAAATCCGGACAGCGTCCAGATCAACGATGTGAACAGGACAGAAACCCAACTCAGTTTCCGTGCCGTGTTGCAGCGGGTCACTCGCGTCGGCAGTTCAACTACCTCCAGAAATGTTGTGGCAATATTCAGCCTGAGCCGGCTGTGAGCCAAGCGCATTATGATGTGATAATTATCGGTGCAGGGATTGCTGGACTGGGGTGTGCGACAAAGTTAGTTGAATCCGGTATTCCTGCAGACCGTATTGTTATTCTGGAAGCACGTGACAGGTCAGGTGGCCGAATTCACAATGCGGCTGATGACCCCATGTTGGACATTCCACTGTCCGGGATTTCCCCTGCAGCGCTCGAAATGGGAGCTGGCTGGATACATGGTCATGGGAAACAGCACCTCTTGAGTCAGTTGCTGAGCGAGAGCAAAGCAGGGGAGCCTGTTGTTACCGATTGGCGCCGGACCCAATTCAGCTATCAAGGTTCCGGCCGCCAACTTGGATTGTTGGCGATTGGCAGCGCGATGATGCGGGTCGGTTTCTCTGCAGCGATTGGCTATGCTCGAAGAGCGCTGACCTCTAAACATCAGTCCAAAGCTGCGGCGTCGACGTTGTTTCCTGTTGCGAGCTTGCACCGGACGCCCGAAGCGCAAATGTTGCTTTATACTCAGGCTGAAGCCAGTTATGCGGCTCCTTTGAGCGATATGGCTGTCTCGTTACTCGGCCAAAATGAAACTCAAGGCATTGACGCACAGCCGCATGAAGGTATGTCGTGGTTTGTCAAGAAACTGGTTAATTGTGCGCCGTCTATTCGTTATCGTGCGCGCGTGGTCAGTCTGTCGCACGCCTCCCCCGATGAAAGCGTTCAGGCGCACGTCTGCTGCGCAGATGGTAGTGCGCTCAGCGCCAGGTTGGGCGTTGTAGTTACGGTGCCACTTGGGGTACTGAAAAATGACATGATCAAGTTCTCGCCACCACTTCCTCCTGCGCATCTGGCGGCATTGAAGCGTGTTGCAATGGCGAAATTCACGAAAGTGCTTGTGATATTTCCAAGACGATTCTGGGACAGCGGCAAGCACGGTTTTATTGTTGTACGCGACGATTCCGCAGCGCGCAACGAGCTTCATTCGGCATCATACCTTTGCGTGTGGCACAATGTCAGCGCAATCCATGGCGCTGCGCCGGACAAGCCAAATGCATTATTGGGTATTGCCACCAGCCATGGTGCTCTGCATGTGGACTCATTGACGGAGAATGAGTTAGAACAGTTGGTTAGTCAGCGTCTATGTGCAGCCTTTGGTCTGGAGACGCTTCCGTTTAAACCGCTGGCAATCCTGCGGTCTGCCTGGAACAACGATCCATTGAGCGGCTATGGCGCTTATACCTACCCAACTTTGGGTGCGCAGAAAGCTGATTTCGATGCGCTGGCAACAGACTGCCCGCCTTTTTACTTTGCCGGGGAACATACCTGGCTCAAAGAAATCGGAACCGTACACGGTGCGCTGCAAAGTGGGCAGGCCGCTGCCCTGCGCATCATCGAAAAGGTTCTGACCTGAATTCCCTGCTGTATGGCTGGAACTTGAGTAGTTACGACAATAAAGGAAATCTGCGCTCTGAAGTTCTGAGCGACTGACTTGAAGGGCAGGACAATTGGCTGATTGACTGGCGGGGTGAAGGATTTGGATTTATAGTCGGGAACAAGGAATAGGCGTGCCCTGGAAGGTCGTGCGGGCACGGAATGTTGGTAAGGTGTGCAGAGTATCGGGATTTTCGGTTTAAATTTATCAAGTATTCAAAAAGATGGTCTTTTTTAATTATGGATATTCGTGCATACGCGCTATACAAAAGTTATGTGAATACTCAAGGTCTACAAAGCAAGGAGAGACAAATTGGAGTATGAGTTCGAAAGTCTTAACCCCGCGGAAGTTGCTATCCTGTGGCTGGCCTCTGACCTGACCAGAGATGATAAAGAAAAACCGACAATTCTGGCTTCAAATGCAACCTTGATATTGATGACAGTTTTGGCCCAGGGTTTTGCCAAGCTCAATAATCCTCGACTAGCCGAAAGAGCATTGTCTGAGATTTCAACATACAGCAAAGACTTGGTGCAGCATATCGCAGAACGTGGAAGCTATGTGCGCTACGATCTCCCAGTCAGAAAGCTGCTAGAGAAACTAGATGACATCGGTTTCCCCTTGGTCATTGATGAACCAAACGTAGGGAAAGAGGGGAAGAAGCGTAGCAAGGTCTCTATTGCCTATGAGCAAGCA from Pseudohongiella spirulinae encodes:
- a CDS encoding ATP-binding protein, translated to MKNQLSSWLFFRSYSVIAAGILIVALALDSLLLWLLPDNQQSSAERYSAEFAFIELILAGEGEEPGAVSRLFETMQPTLEEAAGVPVSLYEVAEMGDQQAFLTALRSGTVQTFIDGNSQEILYRMLPSGEQLIALGPLPAPPVSQASVETLVIVSYYLLVALLLFLWLRPFYRDLSALRHAASQFGRDDFETRVAVGSNSSILPVASSFNKMAERIQYLVTAHRDLTNAVAHELHTPLARFKFGLEMIPKMEAGERLTEHLNGMKSDVQELEELIDEMLTYARLSEDNLQLQLHTVRLNDWLKLQLAQYRDSQPPVLLNVKPEDDLTAVAFNPELLARAIHNIVRNCLRYAVTEVTVSCLIRAGEVKLCIFDDGPGIPEADWQRVFEPFARLDTSRDRQSGGYGLGLAIAKRILQRHGGDIHLAEHSPQGACFVLSWPYN
- a CDS encoding AAA family ATPase, translating into MQSSINTALTQLNRAILGKDEPVRLALCCLLSGGHLLLEDLPGMGKTTLAHALAGVLGLSFRRIQFTSDLLPADILGGSVFDPSSGQFHFHEGPVFCQVLMADEINRATPRTQSALLEAMEEGQVSLDGETRPLPEPFFVIATQNPSELAGTYPLPESQTDRFLMCLSLGYPDTVAERQLLAQPDQRLIAQKIDKCLSLADLKNWQRLLMQVHLSDAVLDYIQRLIDFSRQTSRIYLGLSPRGGLAIVRAARCYALMDGRDYVTPDDVQAIFVAVADHRLSASDQFAVSGSATSVTSSQPSGVLAQWVLDSVNVLPG
- a CDS encoding DUF58 domain-containing protein; amino-acid sequence: MGSGLGQRLAGLRQRWQRLMAARQARWLARRVPATDSLKLSQRIIFILPTLHGTLFGLGAVVVLIIAIADRNSVALILALSMLSLFLLSLVLCYRNLSGLQLQAQTSADGKETSTMQRCYVGGNANFAVTLRAAGSRRFHQDLWLGFSNDAMQYVCVPKGDQVTLNLTTAATQRGLLSAPRLTLRTLYPMGLWQGWSRPDLAMRCLVYPQPQICALPANVRRLPDAAHGRKITARQAGVDDFAGLRSYQPGDSRRRIAWQTLARGQGLKTRQFVSEADPQVLLSFDQFPGRELESVLSCLCFQVLQLSRRGQAVGLKLPGQIVMAPAQGDANKHALLQALALFNNADIREE
- a CDS encoding transglutaminaseTgpA domain-containing protein, producing the protein MSHISQSVRRSAEPGTKPTPGLDLVIPFSLMAAVALILPPLQAQAWWLILPCLIGLILGWRSISFVLLFAAMTYAETWAAAVYFLALIVLFMMRMNSNPVASHINQIAGAVRQLLLAAPILMVIIVMMLAAGAQWSQGDTGSRAVTGISPSMTPGTVSELVNDSDLAMRVRFSDGQTVPPAQNLYWRGIVLEDFDGRTWSRNNRLEYDLGPIPDGVDEADRLNYLVTLEPSRQFWLYGLHQAYATRPLTFRDRRGVLITSEMVRQRLRYPVTSIAPLPELTLSDTNRQRNLALPPDSNPATRQWVNELRGNIRDDFEFTQAVLQHFNQEAFFYTLTPALNSTHSVDDLLFNTREGYCEHYAGALTVILRAARIPARVVVGYQGGQFNPITGHWSVYQYNAHAWVEAWYPGVGWQRLDPTAAIAPERIQSGIEAWLASLGSNERSQLDHDTRLRLQLTDIPGYQSVRSTLDALQYGWNLGMYDNNGDLRTEDLNNWLAERGLDNLPLWLLALLLVAVGLRAMSGGQFRQPARSAAMRMYLRLDGRLRRRGLGREPGETMAAHLERVGENWPENKPHLQRLADALNKAEYGNEEEQDSTLIRQLIASAGKRLVTDAEGLNGLKGLK
- a CDS encoding flavin monoamine oxidase family protein: MIIIGAGIAGLGCATKLVESGIPADRIVILEARDRSGGRIHNAADDPMLDIPLSGISPAALEMGAGWIHGHGKQHLLSQLLSESKAGEPVVTDWRRTQFSYQGSGRQLGLLAIGSAMMRVGFSAAIGYARRALTSKHQSKAAASTLFPVASLHRTPEAQMLLYTQAEASYAAPLSDMAVSLLGQNETQGIDAQPHEGMSWFVKKLVNCAPSIRYRARVVSLSHASPDESVQAHVCCADGSALSARLGVVVTVPLGVLKNDMIKFSPPLPPAHLAALKRVAMAKFTKVLVIFPRRFWDSGKHGFIVVRDDSAARNELHSASYLCVWHNVSAIHGAAPDKPNALLGIATSHGALHVDSLTENELEQLVSQRLCAAFGLETLPFKPLAILRSAWNNDPLSGYGAYTYPTLGAQKADFDALATDCPPFYFAGEHTWLKEIGTVHGALQSGQAAALRIIEKVLT